A window of the Lactuca sativa cultivar Salinas chromosome 5, Lsat_Salinas_v11, whole genome shotgun sequence genome harbors these coding sequences:
- the LOC111890726 gene encoding protein BLISTER, translated as MASDQMLPNSSVSSKKQQQLEAGKRRLEEFRKKKAAAKKAASSNSVNGDLHEVKPSVADATSDLSSEHVGNNEKKTKDIHVTESHSMHPTNENPINTFNKPSANPVKTYSTDKKLDHPHPEEDINHSSLNHYSNTRFEDALRNPYTTAQASVNKSSPEIPSSSNNSIHTVQQANGSTYRDSLFEVVKSLQYPPVSDSVTESSSESVSTTFRYDAVASTGLPSRRSRPSFLDSILPNEETDKAINPFSSKVHPVDAPPVAQSFINPNPSSVANVVVGDSFMERNSNFNSAKQNEDFAALEQHIEDLTQEKFSLQRALEASRVLAESLATENSALTDSYNQQGGVVNQLKLDMERLQEEIKAQLVELEAMRIEYGNAQLECSAADERSKLLASEVIGLEEKALRLRSNELKLERQLENLEAEMSSQKRRISSLEKDRQDLQFTIEALQEEKKVLQSKLRKAPVITNSVDIKKPPTNNRKEASTSTDDLDESEEDNTTAATSNLSVLVGTHGESDASSHLGFEVSSSSIPPDQIKMIQNISTLISELALEKEELVQALSTESSRSSKLKDLNKELSQKLEVQTQRLELLTSQSMSMVGAGDANNNNNNNNIPPRKPTSRTVVDHTPYADEGDEVVERVLGWIMKLFPGGPSKRQTKHL; from the exons ATGGCTTCGGATCAGATGTTGCCTAATTCGAGCGTTTCATCAAAGAAGCAACAGCAATTGGAAGCTGGAAAGAGACGG CTTGAGGAGTTCCGTAAAAAGAAAGCAGCAGCCAAAAAAGCTGCATCCAGTAATTCTGTTAATGGAGACTTACATGAAGTAAAACCTTCAGTTGCTGATGCTACATCTGACTTAAGTTCAGAACATGTTGGAAACAatgaaaagaaaacaaaagacATTCATGTTACAGAATCCCATTCCATGCATCCTACAAATGAAAATCCTATAAACACTTTCAATAAACCTTCTGCAAATCCAGTCAAGACATATTCAACTGATAAAAAATTGGATCATCCACATCCAGAAGAGGATATTAATCATAGCAGTTTGAATCATTACAGTAATACAAGGTTTGAAGATGCCCTTAGAAATCCTTATACAACAGCACAAGCTTCTGTTAATAAGTCTTCTCCTGAGATACCTTCATCTTCTAACAACTCAATTCACACTGTTCAACAAGCCAATGGCTCAACATACAGAG ATTCTTTGTTTGAAGTTGTGAAATCTCTACAATATCCTCCAGTTTCTGATTCAGTCACTGAAAGCAGCTCTGAATCTGTATCTACAACCTTTAGATATGATGCTGTAGCCTCAACAGGATTACCTTCAAGAAGATCACGTCCATCTTTTCTGGATTCAATTCTTCCAAATGAAGAAACAGATAAAGCAATTAATCCATTCAGTTCAAAAGTTCACCCTGTTGATGCTCCTCCTGTTGCTCAaagtttcataaaccctaacccTTCTTCTGTTGCTAATGTTGTTGTTGGTGACTCCTTTATGGAAAGGAACAGCAATTTTAATTCTGCAAAACAGAATGAAGATTTTGCTGCTTTGGAACAGCATATTGAAGATCTGACACAAGAAAAATTCTCTTTGCAACGAGCTCTTGAGGCTTCTAGGGTTCTTGCAGAGTCTTTAGCCACTGAGAACTCAGCACTCACTGACAGTTATAACCAACAG gGAGGTGTTGTGAACCAGTTAAAGTTGGATATGGAGAGATTGCAGGAAGAAATTAAGGCTCAGCTG gtggaaCTTGAGGCTATGAGGATAGAGTATGGAAATGCTCAGTTAGAATGTAGTGCAGCTGATGAACGCTCCAAGTTATTGGCTTCTGAGGTTATTGGATTAGAAGAGAAG GCACTCAGATTGAGGTCTAATGAGCTAAAACTTGAAAGACAACTAGAAAACTTGGAAGCTGAAATGTCCTCACAGAA GAGAAGAATATCTAGCCTGGAGAAGGATCGGCAAGATCTGCAATTCACTATTGAAGCTCTACAAGAAG AGAAAAAGGTGTTGCAATCTAAGCTCCGAAAAGCTCCTGTAATTACGAATTCAGTGGATATTAAAAAGCCTCCAACCAATAACAGAAAGGAAGCATCAACTTCTACAGATGATCTTG ATGAGAGTGAAGAGGATAATACTACAGCTGCTACATCAAACCTATCAGTTTTAGTAGGCACTCATGGTGAAAGTGATGCATCCTCACATTTAGGGTTTGAAGTTTCGTCTTCAAGCATACCTCCAGATCAGATCAAAATGATTCAAAATATCTCAACATTGATTTCCGAG TTGGCATTGGAAAAAGAAGAGTTGGTGCAAGCCTTATCAACCGAATCCTCACGAAGTTCTAAGTTGAAA GATTTGAACAAGGAACTATCCCAGAAACTTGAAGTTCAAACACAAAGATTAGAGCTGTTGACTTCTCAGAGTATGAGTATGGTGGGTGCGGGTGatgctaataataataataataataataatatcccaCCAAGAAAGCCCACTTCTCGTACCGTGGTTGACCATACTCCCTATGCTGACGAAGGCGATGAG GTTGTGGAAAGGGTTCTAGGATGGATAATGAAGCTCTTCCCTGGAGGGCCATCGAAGCGACAAACTAAGCATCTTTga